In Capsicum annuum cultivar UCD-10X-F1 chromosome 8, UCD10Xv1.1, whole genome shotgun sequence, the genomic window GTAGAGTACAATATAAGGTTGTTCATGAGTTTCGTTTGGTGGTAAACTCCATGCTCGTGGAGGGAAGCTTATTTTTCTATAGAAATTGAACTTCAAAGTCTACGGCAAATCCAAAAGATCAAAGTCAAACATACACCTTATCTCGGTAGCAGGTACGAGTGAGCCACTAACCAAAAGTATCGCTTTAAAAGCAAGCAAAGTTCTCTATGTATCTGTTAAACGTTATTTGCATATGTGACGGTGTAAATTGATTGTGTAATCTTTACCACTTTCTTTATAGCTTTGTGTATCTATTTTATAAGAAATCTCCATTTTCACTCATCAGAAGTCTACAAATAACTTGTTCTTTACCAGTTCATTTTCTAATGTTCAAAAAGGTTTGAAGAGTTTTAATCAATTTCTGGTAGTCATTACAAGCACTAGTGCTGACATCAATTTTTCTCAAGAGAATCTAATTGAAGTATAGTCATGATTCAAGGAGGAGCAAATCCACATATCAACCTGTCATCGGATACACCAAAAAAGGTATTGTGAAGGGACTAAATGAGCATAAATCTAGTTATAACATCAAAACTTCAATACAGCTTCCACCCATCTGATATTTGATCTTCACATTTGTATCAACAAGAACATCTATGACCAGTACCAGTGAGACTTTTCCCCCAGTGTAAAGAAATGATCTAAACTTGATTGTGCAGCAGAAAACTCTTATCTGAACAATCAAGAGTGTTTGACACATAATAGAATGGATCCGCAAGTCATGTTGTATTACTAAAGTCCAAGCCGGCATATTGGATTTCTTTTGATGAGACCTAGATCCACCTGCAAAAATGATACAAGTGCAACTAGCTcaagaccattcacacgtagccaagctcgggagttacaaaaactccaagccatattcatgcaaatggccgtgtgtgagtgtGTAATTAAGTCATCTAAGGGATTTTCCAtgttttgaagtgtgaagaggggctttgaagtgtaagtttattacactctAAAAAAGTATAGTAACACTTTGTTTTATTACACTCCAAAGCCACCCAAGACCAAGGCTAGAATGgtcattttcctttcattttgGGGAGTACTATGTAGACAATAATAGCGCTATTTCTTGGACTtagttcattattgatatttcactacacaagtcttgtaatattttgagaacttctctctcttgtttttgagagtgaacccaaaactagacaacaaagtgtagtaacacttttgttgttctttggctagaaacttggggtcttgaggttcatgagttcctcttgattcaagtaagaatttggtgtaaatatcttttagtcttagggttcttagattctaaGATATTTTGAGTCAAATTACTATCCatcattttgtaatcttgttgtttgtgtgttgatatagtgaagctgtgtggggctctttcgattcactatagttattgcaatcttgtgttatttatctatcttgttgaatattgttgttgttgccttAAAAACATAAAGAAGCTGAGTGGGGCTTTTGATTCTCTAGTTGATACAAGTGTGATCTCATAGATGGACCCTTTTTCTGTATGTCAAAGGCAACCGAGAGAAGGCCCGTGCTTAAGTGTGGGAGAAGCCAAAAACCACCCCTATGTGTGCACTAAAGGGGTGGCTTTGAAGCCTTATTCATTAAAAGGGCACctttgtcattttaagtcttttggggaatgtaatataaatagaaccacttagggttttattcacttagttgattatttttaAGACTTGAAAACTTGTAACACTTAAAATTCTCTCTAGTCTTGTGAGAGTGAGTTCCAACCGAAACTAGGGTAgatacaagtgtggattcacttgtgtttgcacATTGGCTTGAAAtattggtgtttagaggaggtaaaagccctcttgtgtcaatgtagagttaggtttgtgtcgtggatagtgttaagggtccaagactGTAataattcttgggttcttaagattgcCCCTTCATTTGGTCTAgctatttatcttgtatcttgttgaatTCGTTGGTTCCTTGTTGATGTTAATGTACCCATAACTttcttgttgttgtaatcttgttgtttatgtgttgacatagtgaagccgtgtggggcctctTCGATTCACCATAGTCCTTGTAATCTTGTATTCTCCATCTACTttattgaatattgttgttgttgtcttgtaAACATAGAGAAGTcgagtggggcctttgattctctattaTTGTTGATCTTGTAGATCTCTTGAATCTGTGTTATGTgttcgatcttgtatcatttggtatcagagcttgtggttgattttgttccaacaaaatcaatcttgggctcggtagttgaaaaatacaaaggagaaaaaaaattgttgaaatctgaaaattccagaactaaaaagagaaatatgtccatcttgttcttggccgagaaaattgtgttgttgtcttAGTcaaaattggttgtagatctacaaaagattttaattgtttagtttgtttcttgtgttggtttctttctcatcaacacaaaagtgtccaaatctaaagttgagcttgtAATATTGACCATTGTTGTGGTGACTTGAAGTTGGCCATGTGTTGAAccttgttgttgaagattggtggccgattggtgttgttgttgttatgttcttGAAGATTTTTATTGTGTTCATCTTATTCTTCACCTAGTCTTATAACTTAAACTAAAAAAAGTGCAAACTTGATTTAAAAAGGTGAAGATAAAAGTTGTAAAGTTTGTTGGTGAGAAGACTCGAACCATCACTTCATAGACTTTTTCAACTACTATCCTTAAATCAAGGAGCCTTGTTTGGTGGaactagtacaagtcaagatcatccTTTTTGAGAATTAACTTACAAAAGACTCAAAActtatactttccctccaaaaccaattgtcttTCATTCTAAATTGTGTAAAGGTTGagaatttcaaatttgtgactAAGTTGTATGGGCTCGAGACAAATTacatgctgccacatcaccacTTGCTACTGTTCACGccaataattaagctcaaatttagatttttctattttctaattgttgattcttggtttcattagttctagaactaattaacaaactagtaaactcctactagattgttaATTAGTCCTTTGCATCCCTTTGTTTGTGTCTacatttcttttgtgcttttgtcatttttataatCATAGTGcttcttggttcaagtttgaACATTACTTACTTGATTCATCTAACAAAGAATCGATTCCGACTAAGGAGTAGACTTAGTCTTCAACTCACCACAACTACAAGTTGACTTGCAAACATGTGTGACATCAAGTGTGACGCCACAACGTGAGTGAGAGAATAGTGAGGTTGTTTGAACTAACTTGcattttgttttgtaggttttgtgttgtattgttgtgtgtgacaTAGTGGATTGATTTGGTGACTTTTTGGGTCGTAACTTGAAGGATTAATTCTGATACCATCAaaatggaacccgaggcttcaaatgctcaaacaatggatagTAATgtcatcaatctcattttggctctccttgaaactatgtcccgagatatggctaggttgaatgtgggtcttgagaaactAGATACGGATGTGGaatcaatgagtgggagattagagCGTGTGGAAAGTCAAAAGAGTTGACCATCTACCCCTCAACACATTTCCTCGACCACTACTCCTGAGGCCTTGCACCAAATGTTCTATCTACCGAGACAACCCTCCAATGTCACATACCGATTTCCACTATACTCTCTTACCCGATACCATGATAGGCAAATCCAACCaccacttcaccaagtccaacaagaaggacttggaacccaaatgccACCCCACAACCCGAGCCCTCCAAACCAAACTCCACTTGGCCAAAGACCTTATTATCCACTATATCCAAACCCGGCACTACAATCTACACTTAACCTAAATAGACCTATCCAACATGAGGGGTATGGTCCATTTGATGATAGTTACATGAGAGGGGAAGAGGTACGATTTAGACATGTTGATCCAAGGGAGGTTCATGGCCGAGAAGAAAGAGTTGGTCATTGGAACCAACAAGGGAACCAAATCTGTGAAGTAGGACTAAATGCCATAAAAATAGGGCTTTCAATattcaagggtgagagtgattTTGAAGAGTTTCTTGCATAAGAATCCGCATATAAGAAGGTCTTCCAAGTCAATGATCTTACCGAGGAGAAGAAGACTTGTTATGCGATTGCTCACTTTAAGGGTTATGCTACtatatggtgggagtatgttaagcgTTTTGGCAATGTGTTGGTAGAGGGGCATCCCCCTCCTTGGTTTTGGCTAAGGTacctcatgagacaaaggtacCTACCCGAAACATATTATCAAGAGCTCTTtgccaagttgtataacttgaggcaaggaaacaaaagCATTGTGGCTTACTACAATGAATtccaacaactcatcttgaaacttgatcatagagaGGAACAAGTGAGTCATGATATCATACGATTCAAGGtgtaattgaatatatatattacttcATGATTGACCTTACACAAGTTTGACACAATTGATGCCATTTTCAAAGCCGTCTTGGTGATTGAGAGAGAGATACGGGAAAGGGATGGCAGCAAGTTCAAGGGGAAATCACCCTCGGATTGGCACAAGGACAAGATTGACTCATCCAATGAGGATAAACTCGAGGCCGATCTGATCCAAGCCGAGACCAAGGCTTCTCAAAGGTATCTTCCGAGAAATGAAGGTAAATCGAATTCTACTTCTCGTCCTAAaggatttcaatattttaaatgtcaagggtgggTGCACAAGGATAATTAGTGCCCAAACTAGAGAAATATAATCCTTTGGGAAGGAAAAttatattaccttggtgaggaggtgGGGCTTGCATCGAATGAGTTTGATAAAaactctcaagatggagagcaagaaGTCGAGGTAGAAATAAATAAAGGCATGGAAAATATTTGGCTGGTTGATGGAGAGTGTGTAGTACCCTTGTTTATGGAAAGGATAATCATGCTTAGTGGTGGTTTAGAAGATGAAATCTAGGGTGAGAATGATGAAGAGGGGGAGGAGCCGAGAGTTCAAGAAGTTGTATTTTCCCACAAAGACCCTTTGATGCTTACTAACCAAGATGCTATCACTTTGCCTAGCATTTATTCTTCTTATGTGTAGGTTAAGGACATCCAAGCCCAAAGAGCAAGATTGATGATCTCATGACACCCTTAGTTGAATATCCTAACCTTGGGAAGAGCCGAGAAAAGATTATTCGAAGAAGAGAGCTTGCGGGTGAAAACTGCTTTAGTTTGAGGTCAaactcctctcaagatggagagggtGATACAAGTGTGATCTTATAGATGGACCCTTTTTGTGTATGTCAAAGGTAACCGAGAGAAGGTCCGAGCTTAAGTGTGGGAGAAGCCAAAAACCACCCCTATGTGTGCACTAAAGGAGTGGCCTTGAAGCCTTATTCATTAAAAGGGcacatttgtcattttaagtcttttggggaatgtaatataaatagaaccacttagggttttattcacttagttgattatttttaAGACTTGAAAACTTGTAACACTTAAAGTTCTCTTTCTAGTCTTGTGAGAGTGAGTTCCAACCGAAACTAGGGTAgatacaagtgtgg contains:
- the LOC107840453 gene encoding uncharacterized protein LOC107840453 — translated: MSPSPSTSMAALAVPLSRNDRSCKLGIPPKIGPQRVDSAPRSASFVPKALSDPMDAQLITTSSVGPGGSRSHQKKSNMPAWTLVIQHDLRIHSIMCQTLLIVQIRVFCCTIKFRSFLYTGGKVSLVLVIDVLVDTNVKIKYQMGGSCIEVLML